CAAGCAACCTGTTTTTACTTTGTTGTCATGGAGATAGAGGCCCAGCAGTGGGAATTCTAGGGACATACTAGGGCGGTGCCCAGATGCCTGGGatccatctggatgtatacagaAGAAAGTCAAACTACTTTCAGTTGTAAAGCGCCTGGCCCTGGGAATCACATGGCTTCTCTAGGAGCTTGCTAATTTAGCACTGGGGAGGAAGCAAAATCCTAGGGGGATGGAGCATCCACGTGTCTTTTAAACAAAACGAAGTTAGAATTTTTACTAACGACATTCTTTCTATATGATTtcagaagataaaaaaaaattccaaattcttAAGATATACAACAGGGAAAAGGGAACTGTTTTTTACTTAATCTGAATTATAATCTTCCCATTAAAATCTATCCATATTAAGTGGGGGgcacaaaataataacaattattttttaaagtttcagctGTTCAGTTTAAGGATAGCTCTGAAAATACAATTTAGTTTGAAATTCAAGCTGTTTCATTTCCTATTAAATCTTGTAAATTTCCTTCCCCTACAATACTCAGGTTGGAAGGGTGCCAAATTAGACCAGGAACAAATTTTCACCAACTTCACTTCAATgctttatttttagattatattaAAAACCTCATTAGGCTCCCTGAGGGAAAAGAGTGTTAACCACTAACAGAGGCAggcaaaaataaaggaaacaaaaagataagCTAAATTGTTAACAAGGAAAGCTCCTCAGTTGGTCTGAGGATGCTGTACAAGCTAAAAGAAACTTATTACCAAGACCAGGTAAATGACTTGGGGTTGGAGATTCATCTTTGACCCTCAGGCTAGTAAGGACTAGTCAGATTTGTCAAAGTGGCATATGTCCTTATTACCATTTCCGGATGGGATCTGGTGGAAGGCGGGTGGGTAGAAGGGAAGGCAGACTGTAACCTTTAAAGACTGTATACCTTTATACAATACCAATGTGCCTGAGTCTCCCGTTAACAGGCTGAAAACTGGGCAGGCATATGCAAGACTGGGTGCAAGATTCAATGGAATGTCAAATGAAACTTAGAgtttattaatgtatttacataatttataatctttAAGCAATGGCCTCATAAATATAGACTACAACTTTACATATGCTAAGCAACAGATACTTGCTTTTCCCCACCAAAATACTTGGGTTAAAAAATAATTGACAGCATTTACACCACCTTcttcacttcctttttctttctttttaaaccatTGCTACTCAGTTCAGAACATATGAAATTCAATTTATTCTGGGCAGCTACTCTACCATCACCATCTTGATCATGAGAGCTTATTTAAAAAGGTGCCAATAATGtgtttggtggcacacaccatGACAAGGTCAGAAGGAAACCCAGGGTGAGCTAGGCATCTGCTGCTATCATTGTTAATTTACTGTACGTATCCTAGGCTAACATGTTCAATGAAAAGTGCTTTAGAGATGGCAGAAATGAAATCATTTCCATCAGTCCTATAAATAACCCATTTTAGCTTCAGATAATAATTGTCCTCCCTCCACTTAAACTATCCcactatattttaaatgatacaacTCCCTCTAACAGTGGTAACAGAAACGAAGGAAATTATAATCTCCACaaggtcttttttttcccttaagaacCACGAAAGTGCTAATTTTCCCTTTACAAATGTTACATAAAATCTTGATTACAAAACTACTCAACAACTTAATCCTACCATCCATAAAGTTATATGTTCCTTTTCAGCAAGGTCAAAAGCCAACGATGTAGTCCCTTTGTACATTAGAGATTCTTTACATAATAGAAGTTCACAGACTAAAATATCATTGCTGCAGTCTCTGGAGAACAGAACTGGTCAATTTCTGTGAATCATTTTTGTACGGAGAAGACTCAAGACTGGCTAGGTGAAAACTGGTGGTAGGGACCCCAGTCCTCCTGTTAACTTTCAGGACCACCTACTTCATCATCAAGTCTGAGGGGCTGAGGTTCGGTCAGCAGCAGCTCCGCTTTGGCTCTGAAGGCTGTCTTCGGAGTTTGAAGCCCTTACCGCCAGATGGCGGGTTGGCGTCAGTGGATGGAATTCTTCGACCTAAACCAAGatgagaagagggaagggagtgAGCTTTAACTTTCTCAGACACAACAATTTTGCTGATGCAATTTGACAGGTTtcactgaagttaaaaaaaaaaaaaaagtttaataaactttttatactcaaataattttagatttatagaaaagtcGCAAAGATGATAGAGCTCCTGTGTACCTCCcacccagtttcccccagtgCTGACATATTACCACGGGACATTTGTCAAAATGAAGAGTTCAACATTGCCACATCACTATTAACTCCAGACTTTTTTCAGATAGCATCAGTTTTTCCGCATGTCCTGTTTCTGCCCCAGGATCCAAACAAGGATATCACACAGCACTTAATAAAagctttttgattaaaaaaagccacacattaaaaacattttgttttgagtAGGTAAtacatatgatttatttttaaaaagttcaatcaGAATATGGCTGTCCCTCTGTCTCATAACAAGGCCACCACTGTGGCCCATTTCTCGTACAGGCTTCCAGAGACATATATGCACAAACACTCAGGCACACCTACATCCCTACCCATCTCCCCTTTCCAAGGCCAAATGGGGCAAGAAATAAAGCAAACCATAGGCACCATTCTCCACCATGATACTTTGACTCAACACATCCTGGGGATTGTGGCATCATAGTACATGGAGAAAGAgctgcctacttttttttttttgagacaggcttacctgctctgtcacctaggctggagtgtagtggcataatctggctcactgcagcctaagcttcctaggttcaagcgattctcccacctcagcctcccaagtagctgggactacaggcatgtaccaccatgcccagctaatttttatatttttagtagagacggggtttcgccatgttggccaggctggtctcgaactcctgacttcaagcaatctgcctgccttagcctcccaaagtgctgggattactggtgtgagccactgtgcctggcctgctgccTTCTTTTTAACAGCTCTACAATACTGCATTTGCAGATGGACCACCAGTCATTTAACCATTTCTCTACTGATGGATGTTTAGTTTGTTTCCAACATTTTGATGTTATTAACAAAGATGCAAGAAGCATCTCTGTCAGCTTACGAGTGTATCTGCAGGATTAATGCCAGGAGCGGAAGAGCCAGGTCACAGCATTCTACTCCTAGGCGTTTGTCTGACACATACGTTGTATTCCAGTATCTATCTAGCGTAAACGCAGGAAGAATGTGCAATTTACATTTTGACAGATGCTGCCAAATTACTCTCTGAAGAGGCTGTGCCACTACATTCTCCTACCAACAATGCATGACAATGAACAGGTTTCACTTCACTGCTCCGTGAAGCATAAGGCCAATTTCGAGAGAATCCTTAAAtcacctacctacctacctggcTGATAACTCAAGGGTTGCTTCTTGTACAAAGGCTTTCCTGACATTCTCCCACTTCCTTACTCTCTAACATCTCAGACACTACAATCAATCAGGACACCAGAAATAGGTTACAACACATATCTCATATCTGTTTACATGACTATCTCCCTCGCATTAGATCCTAAGCTCTTCTAGGCAAGAGATCCTATTTGCCCATCTTTATGTTTCCAGTACCTTATCAGCACAATACCTGACACAGAAGTATTTTATAAACATGGAATAAATGGACATGCACATTTTTTGGCATTAACAAGGCTAAGATGGCCTCTCCACTGACTTTCAGGTTCTGTCAAGCCTTGAGCCTCCACCACTTTGAGCTGTCTGCAGATCTGTGTGGGGAGTACACAGCATGGTTTCCATATTGAGAAAGTATCTCCCAGTGTCTTGTAACTACTTTTCAAATGACTAGACACTGCTGTGAATATACTACAAATTCGTTTAAAAGTTTTACCCAAGCTTCTTGTCATTATTCTCAATAAATGGATATTGAAATATAGCTGGTATCTAAGAGACATCTGTGAAGTATGACATCAAAAAATTgttaaacaaataatatttttaaaagaaagaagaggagactATTTTCATGAGCTGGGATTAGGTAATGATTTCTAAAACAGCAACCAAAAAACCGAAAGCAGttaaacacaaaggaaaacaagGATCAATTAGATTATATGAAGATTAAAAACTTCAATCCATTGAAGGAGCTGACTAAGAAAACAAAGGCAAGCCATACAGTAGAAGATATTTCCAATATACATAGTCAATAAGTGACTCATCTCCAAAataaagaactataaaacattaagaaGAAGGCAGGTAACCCAACAGGAAAACAGGCAAAAGACTTTTAACAGGCCCTTCACAAAGGAGGATATGTAGATATGACAAATGTAAATCAATATTCGGAAATGTGCTCAACTTCATTAACTGTCATGAAAATGGAGATCACTGCCTACCCACCAGAGACAGAAAGTGACCGGACTTCTCATACACTACTGGTGTGGGTGTCAACTAGTACAACTACCACTTTGAAAACTGGTTGGCGGTAAAGCTGTACTGAATGCATGCATACTCAACGACCAGCAATTTTTCTTGTGGGTATAAATACACCTAACAAAAATGTGTACAGATGTTCACCAAAGAATATGATCCGAATGTTTAGAGCAGTACTGTTTGTAATAACTCTAAATTGGAAACAGctacccaaatgtctatcaacagcagaatggataaTTATATTGTGGGTATTCTTCACTGCCCCCTTATCCCCACAACTGACACTGACACAAACCAGTGACACGCACAAACCAGTCATGAGAATGGATCATTCACAGCTAGATGCAGTGACATGGATGGTCTAAAAATGTAATGcagaatgaaagaagccagatacacaGAGGAAACagagtatgtttttaaaaatgtaaagtacaaaatatatgtaaaacaaaaccaGATAAACCAATCTGAGAATTAGTATCAGGACGGTTACCCTTGGGTGTAGGAATGGCCATGTCCCAACCAGAGTGCCAAGCACTGGAGTAtattcagtttgtgaaaattcactgAGCTTTGTACTTCTGATATGTGCACATTTCTGTATGTCTACTACACTTCAATACAAAGtcagtgtgccaggcactgtgctcgtGCAGTTTTACTAAACCAGTGGACAATAAAGTCTATGTACATGTCTCTCAATTTTTCTAATCTTTGTGAACatataggttttatttttcacagttaaaATGAATATGTACATACTAGTTTTTATATAAGAATTTCATTGTTGGTTTACTACTaccttcgtttttttttttgtttgtttatttgttgtttttttttttttggatatggagtcttgcttttgttgcccaggctggagtgcaatggtgtgatcttggctcactgcaatctccaccccctaggttcaagcgattctcctgccgcagcctcccaagtagctgggattacaggcatgcaccaccacacctagctaattttgtatttttagtagagatggggtttcaccatgttggccaggctggtctcgaactcctgacctcaggtcatccacccacgttggcttcccgaagtgctgggattacaggtgtgagccaccatgtctggcctaccTTCCTGTTTTTAATACCACTAAAGTAAAGAACACAAAAAGATAGTGGTAATTTTAACATACTCATGACACCACACACTTAGGTATTTCAGCTTGAGCTGTGAAAAATTCCCAACTGGTTTTATGTTGCCTTTCAGAAATTCATCTGGGCACCTGCTATTTACATCTACGACAACAATaaacatgatttttgtttttttaagagagagggttttgctctgtcacctacgctggagtgcagtggtgcaatcaatggcttattgcagcctcaaattcctgggctcaagccatcctcccacctcggcttcccaagtggctgggactacaggtgcatgctacaatgccctagtatttttattttattattttttaagacataggGTTAtactgttgcccagggtggtcttaaactcctgacctcaagtgatcctcctgcctcagcctctggagtagctgggattataagtgacaaccaccatgcccagggaCATCATGACTTTTTAACACTGAAATGAAGGCGCTGGCCTAGAGGGTGCAGTAAGTAGTTCACTGGCCATATCTGGCAGCAGATGGGCTCCTTCCTGCAAAGGACTCTGAAAATACTTAAATGATTGGCCAGATCTAAACAATGGGACAcgtaaaaagaaatgtgaaaagaacCTTACCAACCAGGGGCCCACATTCCAGTGTGGTCCCAGCTGATAGAGCTGGGCCTGGCCTTAGTGGGGTTCCCAGGGCTTCACCTGGGCCTGCTCTGCTCATGGGTCATCCTTGCCTGGCCTTGGTGGGCTCTGGAGTGCATGCCCCTCCTTGACCCAATGGCAAAGGACCCACTCTGCTTCAGTCCCCTTGGCTCTCAACCACATGGTGGATCTTAACGCTACATCCACCCTGCTCTCATGGCGTTCTGCTTTTCTCCACCTGGAAGTCTGACATGTTCAGTTCATGTGACTCCCCATACCTCTGCAGGGCCTGCTCCCTTGGACCTCAGCTCTGATAGCATCTCCttagagaggccttccctgattgCTTGCAGACATTCCTTCACTTCatcctaaattattttcttcgTATCAGTTATTATGATCTGAAATGATCCTATTTATTTGGTGTTCACTGTCTGTTTCCCTCTGTAGAATGTGCACTCCAGGAGAGCAGGGGCTGCGTCTATCTTCCTCATGGCTATTTCCCCTGAGCCTGGAACAGCtcccaataaatattttgatgaatttgaatgaaatgaataaacatagatACAATCTTCAGAGGATCCCAAAGGCATGCAGCAGCCCCTCTCCTGTCTAGTATCATCATATTAACACttctggaaagggaagggaaagagggaaaacagGTCTTGCCTTTCACTTGTCTAGTATTATTTTTGAGGGTTTTCTTACAGTGCAAGTATACctgcatttcattttcctttattcattttgttcattttcaatgACCTTGGACgactaatggaaaaaaataaaaagaaatttaaatagagAAAGTAATGGGACTGCTTTCATGACCTCAATACCCTGTGCATTATTTATTCAGTAGCAACATTCTTTCCAGAAGGGCAACAGCTCTTCAGCAACTGTAACATGATATGAAAACCGGCCATTACTCTTACCTTCTCCAATCTCGTTTCACTGATCGCAGTATCAGAGACTAGACTGCTCTAAGTAAGATGGGAATTCTAACTAGGAAGATCATTCTGTGTTAAGTTGCTTTTACAGAGGAAATGGATAAGGCACAGAGATACTCACTAATTTCTATAAAGAGTTCATTTATGTTTATCGCGTTTTTTGcgctggtctctacaaaaattgcaTGAATAGAGTCGGCGTAGTCCTTTGCATCTCTCTCCATGACTTCTCTGAAAGGCAACAACTATGTATCAGAAATTCTACCCACAAAGATGTTAGTTGTACCCCCACCTACCCAGTAGTTAACCAGATTTATGAGGACAAAGGATGACCTAAATGGCTGCTGGCTGGGCCCTGAGACACGGTCTTCCTGACTACATCACATCCATgggtaaacaaacaaaatgaaacaaaactcgGTACCACTAGTAATGTAGCTAATGGAATGATTAGGGTTGGCAGGGTTTTTTCTCCAGCCACAATTCTCAAAAAGCCCTTGCTCTGGGAATGATGGAAGTGGCCCAGAGAAACTGCCAATAAATGTGCTTTCTGCGTTCAAGTATTCTAAGTCATGGGAGCCTGGGGGCTGCTCTGATCTCAGATAATGTCGGGTGCAAAGCAACCAGTATTTCCGTAAATTGCACACctgtctatatatataatataattagcTCCAAATGCCTGAAATCTTAATTTTAGTTTGAAACTTTAGGACTCCAACCACACAACCAAAAGGAATTTTTCAATGTCagagataaaataaaagcaagactCTTATTCTGGATATTGCTCATTAAGAAAAGGAACACATAATAGGTATTGTAATCTCTTGCTCTAATCACTTACCTTACATCGATAAGATCACACTTATTTCCTGCAATGGCAACTACAATATTAGGTGGGCCATGCTGTCGAAGCTCTTTCACCCAATTCTTTAATGTTGAAAATGTCTCCTGTAACACAAAAAAAGGAGAGCAACTGGAGATCTAACCAACCAAAAGAGAGTTCTCAAAACAATCTAAAGAAAGCTATATAGTCTTACTTCTTTTGTGATATCATAAACAATTATAGCTGCAGCCGACCCTCGATAGTACATTGGTGCTAAGGCACGAAACTGCAGaggagggaaaataaagaaaattgggAGAATCGGTTAAATACGTTTTACACTAGACTTACAAGCCCATTATCCCTGCACAAAAAGTAATCTTTCTCTTAAGCCAAAGAAAATGACATGCTGCTTTAAAGCAAATGAACCAGTAATTACCAAAGGCAAAAACTTTCAACGTAACACTGAAATGTCTCTCAGAAGATAGTTTAGAATACAGTTTTATAGGACTTAAATATGGTGCTATAAACAATTGTTTCAGCTCAAAAGGCTTTTTAATTGAACTCAGTGTTATAATTCCCAAATTCATTTGTTCAATAGTCCTTTAAACTTTGGCTTCCCTAACTATCACGGAGATAAAAATAATGCTATACATAGTTCTCCAGAGAAGTGGCTGCATTTAGGTGTCATAAAGAAAACCCTGGAATGTGAACACTGATTGTCCTTCAGAAATGAGTACACATTTAC
This genomic interval from Theropithecus gelada isolate Dixy chromosome 10, Tgel_1.0, whole genome shotgun sequence contains the following:
- the RAB22A gene encoding ras-related protein Rab-22A; this translates as MALRELKVCLLGDTGVGKSSIVWRFVEDSFDPNINPTIGASFMTKTVQYQNELHKFLIWDTAGQERFRALAPMYYRGSAAAIIVYDITKEETFSTLKNWVKELRQHGPPNIVVAIAGNKCDLIDVREVMERDAKDYADSIHAIFVETSAKNAININELFIEISRRIPSTDANPPSGGKGFKLRRQPSEPKRSCC